The following nucleotide sequence is from Hirundo rustica isolate bHirRus1 chromosome 24, bHirRus1.pri.v3, whole genome shotgun sequence.
TTATCAGAAATTTTCTCAATCAAATGTGTTCTTTGCTGATAAAATGCTCTTTGTGTATTTAAGAAATGCTGAGAGAAATTGGGTCAGGCAGGGAGGTTATggacatcccagctcctggccatgCCTGGGAAGCAGAAGGAATGTGGGTTTCTTGGATTTGTTCACATTCCATGCTTTATCCTGCTCTGGGGAGGCCCAAGAGCTGACACCACAGGTGTGAAAACATCTCAGTGTCGTTCCAATCCTCTCCTGAAGTTTTGTAGGAAAGGGGCGCAAGTGGGAGTGCAGCAGTCTGGAGTGTGTAGAGCCATCCAGGGAGaatggggcagggctgggccctTTGGTCACTGTGTAAACCCCATAGGAGAGGAACAGGATTCCACCAGCCTGCCCAGTTTACCCCAGGACTGGGCATGactcccagccagctcctggcagtgcccaaatCCCCATGAGTGCAGGGCACAAGCCCTCAGGGGGACACAGGCCCTGAAATCACCCTCAGACCCTGGGCTGCCAGTCACGATTTCCCTTTGCAGATCCCCTGGAAACAATTCCTCCCCCATAGGATGGCACCACTCCTTCAGCAAACTCCAAGCACGCATTTCAGCCCTAAAAAATAGCAAATACAGTTTTACAGCTGGTGGCCACCCATCACTGCTCCCACCACAGAGGTgtgggtggcactgggaggCCATAGAGTGGGCTGTGCTTGGGCACTGTTCAGTGGGTGTCTCCTGGGAGTGTTCCAAATCCTCTGAAATCATCAGGACAAATCCCTCCAACACTGTCTTTTTAGTGTAAGTGGCATTACTTTATCCTTGGCCAGGGTGTGTCTCCACacagacagaaatagaaaactttTTCACCTGCTTACacatttttagcaaaaaaaatcaaaaaaccccaaaccaaaatgaacaacaacaacaaaaccccaccaaaaataaGTTCATTTGTTCtaaattccatgattctcttaTAAATCTCTTTCATTTAGTACTATTCTATCCTCTACTGGTTACTGATTTCTCACTTCTTATGTTAATTAGTCCATCTTTTTAGtctttttagtatttttccaAAGTAGGAACTTTCAACACATAGATGGAATCTTTGTTCACCTCTTCTTTATCTTCAGGTTTCTGCAAAATGTCCTTGTGGATCCGAAATTCAACATTCCAGACATCCAACCTCACCAATATGTACTTCTCTCCCAGGCTTTGTTCATTGAAGCATTTCAGACTTAGTTTatcaaaaattcattttcagtaCTTTCCCCAATCTGTGTTCCTATGGAAGTGGCTCATGGCAACTTTGCTAAATGCTGGCaaagagtaatttaaaaataacaccttacttaatatttatgtatatatacgTTATGATTAATTaaagcaattaatttaaaatcaaataaaactgttaactaaaattattatttaaaagttCCATTGTTTCGAGCTGGGAGATGTGTCAGTCAGGGTGATTATCTCAGAGTTCCTCCTTACTGGAAGCACTGGGGGAGCCTGCAATCACCCCCAAACCCTTTTTCCTGGGGCACCAATTGCCTCAGTGACCCTCCCTGCTGAGAGGATGGGTGGAATCCCCCCAGAGCCCTCCTTATGGGGATGACTGGGAAGGGCAGTTATCTCAGAGCCCCTCattgctggcagggctggagggcaAAGAGGGGCACAGTTACCTCAGGGGCTCTCGTTACAGGGAGGACTTGGGGGCAATTCCTTCAGAGATCCATGTTCCTTGGAGAACTGAGGGCCCACTTCCTCAGAGGCCTTCGTTACTGCGAGCACTCAGGAGGCAGCATCCTAAAAGGCCTTTGTGACTGGGagtgagacattaattttgaagaattaaggatttttaggaaagtttaGATAacaagttgctgaattagctgaagtagataggtaggcttagttcacagttaacagaagacGGATCTTAGATAAACTATCCCGGATTTAATAACTCATtacttgtcagctttatgttggTGTAGCTGTGTtgtaacaaaacccaaaatgttgTAAATAGGACATAAGGTAGCTGCAGATTTCGTGCTTGAagaacccattgaacacaggaaactataagttttaccaaggattcatttatcacgaatgcattgaaaaggtagaaaggtcaggacaaggaagactcatcttacttcttCATTTCTGGTGACCCCTTCACAGAacagacccccgactcattttaggaaacaaagtatgcatgcttaatagcctttttgccaattagcatacgaagaGACGAATGGGAAGTGACATTCGTCACAGTGAGGaaggggtatgaatatgcatttgtattttgggtattcaacacttttgtaaataaaaggctttgaaattacctgtgaatttcgcagcgTGTATTAGGGAGCTGTCCCGCACGCTTTCTAActtttaaactgttagagagtttttatccatcacagttgggtatcgataccaGATCAATACACATATTTCTTTAGTAAGTCAGGATGACCGGGGTGCCCTTCACCTCAGGGACCCTCAGTACTGCTGTGTGTGGGGATCCCCTCAAGGTTACAGTTACCTCACAGACCCTCAGTACTGGAGGGAATCACCCCCCAATACTGAGAGGACTGGGTAGGGGGGAAGCCCCTCAAGGCCTCTGTTAATGGGAGAACTGGGAGGGGGCAATCCCACAAACACCCCCATTACTAAGAGGGGGCAATTACTTCACAGATCTTCACTAACAGGGGGATCTCCTCAGGGATCCCTGTTACTAGGAGAACTTGAACGGGGGGAAATCTCCTGAAGTGCTCTTGTTACTGTGAGAAGACTgtgggggggagggagaaacCCTCAAGGATTCTCAGTACTGGGAGAACGGGGATGGGGAATCACGTCAGGGGTCGCCATTACTGGCAGTACCGCGGACGGATCCCCTCAGTACCGGGAGGACTGGGGCATTACGTCACAGCCCCCTCCCACCGCCCTGGTGACGTCAGAGCGGCGCGCGGTGTCGCGGGGTGAcgcgcgcggggcgggcgctgtggcgctgtccccgctgtccccgcggggcccggccggACATGGCCCcgcgcggccgccccgccgccgccgccatgccCCGCAGGGGCGCCCGCAAACGCCTCAAGTTTCGCGCCGACGACGTGTGCTCCGAGCGGGGTgagagccgggccgggccggcggggcTGGGCCTGTGTCGCGGTTGACGGAGGCGGGGGCTGGTGAGGGAAGTGGGGACTGTGAGGGAAGGCGGGCCTGAAGTGAGCCGGGCCGAGCTCGGCCCTGCTGGTGCAGGCTTGAGAGGAGACCTGGACCTGCATTAGGGCCTGATGAGGGAGGTCTTTGAAGGGCATGGGCTTGGCCCGGGTGAGGGGGAATGCGGGGAAGGAGGGCGGTCTAGTCTCACTTAAGAGTGAGGTGGGCCCTCGCGGGTTTGTGCAGGCAGAGAGCTGCGTCCAGCAGGGATCCCCCAGTGGGGTTCTGGACGGATGTGTGGCAATGAGACCTCTTTACCTGTGGAGGAGGAGCCTGGGACCAGAGGATCAGCCAGGCTGGAATTGGATTGTGTGAGGGAGAATGGGATTATCGTTGGCTGAGGTAGTGAGAGAAGGAGAATTGcactgggctgggcaggagtATGGGTCTTCTGAGCCTGGTAGACCAATGGTATGGAGTAGAGACTTCCTGGGGATTCCTGGTCTGCGCCTCACTGCTGAGGCTCATTTTCCTGCTTGTGCAGCTCCTCGAGCCTCTGCTTCTCTGGGAGCTGTTCCCTTTAGGCATTATGACTCTTAGCCCTTCTGTCCCCACCCTATAACCCCTAATCCCTCTGACCCCTGTTTCCCTctctctgcagtgacagtggcagatTATGCCAACTCAGACCCAGCTGTCGTGAAATCTGGACGGGTGAAGAAAGCTGTGGCCAACGCAGTGCAGCAGGAAGGTGGGTCTGCCCTGGGGCCCCAGCCTTCCCCATACTGCCTTCAGGTTTTGCTGGCCTCTGCATGACATGGGAAACTCCTTTTCCTTAAGCTGAGAAGATGTGTGTCCTTTAGTCCTGAAAATGAGCCTGTGCGACTCTGTAGACAATCGGGTGTTAAGGATTTAGACAGGAGGTTTTGCAGAAAGCCTACTGCTAGAGTTGCTGAGCCTTTGTTAGTGCCTGAGATGGAAAGGCTTGCGTGTCATCTCCTGCTCGAAGCAGAAAATAACATGATAAAAGTCTTTATTACTTTATTACCACATATAAAACTATAGATAACTTTATTAGCAGGTAAAGTTCTTTGCAGGGGGAGTAAGGTTGTGATAGTTCTGTCAAACGTGTTGCAAGGAGGTCTTGGGAGGGTGTTGCTGTTTATTTGGTGAACTCTGTAAACGAGTTTTCCTGGAAAGGTAGTGCAGTATTTTGTTATCTGCTTCTTCCTTGTATGGGAGCTTTCTGAAAGAACACACCCCCCTTGCTTGAGAAATGGTTAGGCCTTTTAAATGTAGCTGGTCACACATGTTGGAGGTGGATGTTGTTGTGTTGACAGTGATGATTGAACTTTTCATAAAGGGAAACTCTTGGTTTGCTGCTGAAATCTTGCATTGTTGGAGACAGTATGCACTTGGCATGAGTGCCTGTCGGGCAGTGGTGCTCTTGAACATCCTCTCCAGCTTGAGTTGCTTAAAAGCTACTTCTCAAGTTTTTAAGATCAGGGCACCTACCTCTTTTGTGGTCTCCTTTGTTTGGGGATTCCTcctcccattcctgctcctgttcACCCATCTGTGTTCTGTCTCCTTGAGGCAAAGTCCGGCACTTCAGCATCATGCTGGCAAACTGCTGGTGttctgtgctccctgcccccAGCATCATCTGCTTCATCCAGTTTATCccctttcctgctgtgtttctgGCTCACCTCCACCTCATCCTGGTGACTCCAAGTCACAGCAGTTCCCTGCCCACCCCCTTCCCAGGTCTTTGCGGTGCAGTCTCAGGGGTTTCCCCTCTGGATTCAGGGATCTTTGGGatctctcctccccagccccaagGCTGTGCTCCAGCCTTATCTGGTGCAGCCATGACTGTGCAGCCTTATCTAGCCCAGCCTTATCTGTGCATCATGGGGTGCCACGTGGAGACAGGAGCTCCAACCTTTGGCCTTGCTGCCCTCCAGGAGCTTGGCTTAGAGTGACTGTAGGGCTGAGGTGCTCCCCACAGCACACATCCCGTGGGAGCTTCACTGACAGGGAAGCCACGGCCAGGAGGAATTTTTCTAGCCTTTTCTCCTCCCCATTCTAATGCCCAGGATGGGAGGATTACAACAGTGAGCTGAAAAGAGGGTGCCTCTATTCAGTGGGCTTGTCCTGTTGACTCAGAGGTTGACTTTTCCTTAGTGGAGTGGGCTTGTCTTCTAAACCCCACTCTGAGTCCCTGTCAGTTTTGTCCTCTCTTGCTTGGCTGTATTTGATGTCTTAACTCACTGTCATTTGTGTTGCCACctatttccctctctttttacCTATCAAAGGTCATGTGGAGAGGGCAGTGGGGAAAATAACTGCCATGAATACATCCAGGTGGCAGGAAAGAATCCAGTTTACAGAACAAACTGTGCAAAGTGAGGTAGAACTGGTTTAGCAAAGCACTGAGGTGTGTCTAGTTAGTGGGTACAGTCAAGCCCTCTCTGAAGACTGTCTTACCATCTGctgtcttttcattttaaaaccttGTTTGGTGGCTAGAAACGAGAATATTTTTCACTTGAGTTTCTGTTCAGTTGATTGTTGTTGTTACTTGTTTTTCTGCTACTCTGTCCCTGTGATTCAAACAGCACATTTTGCTCTTCAGTGGCTCTGGTGACTGCAATATCTGGAACTGGGATGTATAAACCCTTCCTGGGCTTCAGTTTGTGCTGGGTAAAAAAGCTTGAACACTAAGCCTCCTTTGACCTCATGGTCATGTTCTATTCTTCACCCAGCATGTTGGGTTGAAATTCAGCTCTTGAATGAATTTCACAACCTGTTTGCAAAgcctttgtgctgctgtggcagtgctggtcTCCGTGGCTGTGCCTCACACAGCTGTAATGTAGGACCAcacctttctttttccaagaCTGTCATTACGGACTCACATGTGGATTTTTCTGCCCTAATTCGCCCTCCATTTACAGatagagttttaaaaataatatttctgagCAGGGATATGTCTAAACGTGTCCCctaatacagggaaaaaaaaaaaaaatcccacaaaaaaccacccccccaaaaaaaccccaaaactaacGCCAGCTGACTCAAGTGGCTGTTTTCCTCAATAGGCCAGAGTCTTTCCCTTCACTAAATTCCAGGTTAAGTGGAACTCCTGTGCACTTAACACTGAGTTCCAGCCGTGGTGGTTTGTGTCATCTGCCACAGGATGTTTGTCCTGTTGCAAAGGGAGAGAGTCTTCTCCGTGCTTATAAAATAGTTCTAGAGCAGGTGCTGGCTCCAGGCTGAACATGGCCATgcaaggcagctctgctgttcaGGGAAACCAGTTACCCCTTAGGAAGAGCCTGTTGTTTTATTTGGCATTGTAAATAGCTTCAGCTAAACCAGTGTGGACTGCATAATGTGCTGGTAATCATCCTCATTGttcattctttaaaaacaagtaGCTGAATAATTATGTTTCCCATTCACTCACCCCTGCTAATCTTTCCCTGATGAGGTAATCCTTGAGCTCAGGACTTACTTGCTGTGTCACTCACCATAATGCGTTAAGGCAGTGGTTGCACTGAAGCATCTCCTGAACTTGGATcaccttttcctctctgctgttgGACTTACTGTCATTTTTCATTCCAGTAAAGTCCCTCTGTGGTTTGGAAGCTTCCTGTGTCCCTACTGAGGAAGTTCTCTCCGTGTCGGGAGAGTCCTGTGACAGCAGCGATGAGATGGATACCAAGGACACCATCAGCGGGAGGGCTGCCTcgaggaaaaagaagagcaaaaggCACAAAGGTGTGGTCACTTGCCCTTCCGGGGCTCTGTGGGGCCCTGCTGCATGTCCTGCACGGGGGATTCTCGTGCTGGTGATTTACAGGATGGTCATGGGGCTCTTGGAGCATTCTGGAATTTGTGTGTGCACAAAGAAATGCCAAGGTCACTTGTAAATTTGCAGGCACTTGGTCACAGGAGCTGTATTTGCACAAAGGCAGAGCCTGAGGGATGAAATCAAAGCCTGAGGGCTCCTTGCCTTTAGCAACTGTCCCTcagctttggaaaacaaacactgtTATTCCAGAGTTGTGCAACTTTGccactggctgtgctgcctcacTGAATGAGGGGTGGTGGCAGCAGGCTTGCTTTGGGGTTGAAGTGCTGCTGTCCATGATGCAGTTGTTGGCAAAACACAAGCTCTGCTTTCATTGTGTTTCCAAGGTTGTGGTTTGTTACAAATGGGTTTAAAGGGCTCTTTTTCCAGCAAGGAAGTGCATTTGATCCTAGTGGCATCATAATACATTAGTTCAAGGGAGATGTATCCTTCAGCATTTACACTTTGTGCAACTCCATAGAAATCCATTAACAATGCAGTGTAGGCAGCAGACAGCTCTGCTGGACTGGGGAACCCTGCAGAAGTTTCTAGTAACAGGTTGCTTTCAGGCTGAGAAGCAATTTTTAACGAGTATTCTTGAGCTTAATAGCAATTTATGTAGCATGTGATCATCCACCACAGACTGAAGGTGGACAATGCTTCCTCTGGGAAGAGAGTTAAAAGATTATAACCTCTTTTATTATGGCATTCTTTGGAATCCTGACAAAATAATATCTGAGTTGCTGGAGCTATGAGTCGGGGAAGACAATATTCTGTTCTGTCTTGTCTCGTTTCTGCTACATGtgtagggaggaaaaaaggtgaTCGAACAGTGATGCTTCTGGCTGCCTCTGAGTTCAGCAGTGGGGAGTTTGATGGCTTCTTGAGCCAGAGCTGACCCAGCAGTGTGTGTAGCAGCCCGTtgtgggtgtggctgccgtAACGCTGAAGTGCTATGGGGAAATTACCACATCCAGAGCTTTCTTCGGCAAGTGTCACATGAGGTTAAAGAACTGCCCTTTATATTAACCTGCTGTCTCAGGGTTAGATCTGGCACCCTCAAGTTCCCAAACACATCTTCCATGCTGGGGACCTCACAGCCGCTTTTCCTATTTAGCACTGGGCACaagttgtgttttccttttctgttcttaaCCTTCCTAATGCTCAGTATTATTCACCTACTTATattctttaaaagtattttttaactCCTAAATTTGGAGCAGTGTCTGTGGAAAAACATGTGGTGTTAACTACAAAACACTCCTGAATAAAAGAAGTGTGAGCCCTCAGTTCTGGCTGCGCAGTTCTGACACCTCTGAGAGGAAGAACAGGCCATTCTCTCCATCTGAATTGCATTAAAAGTTCCCATTGAAGAAGCTTTAGtgaaattaattgtttttaaaaaagcagctgaTTGCCACATGCAGAACAGAATTTCCCTCCCTGACAGAATTCCTACCAAAATACTGTGAGCACTGGAACAAAGCATTGACAAGGCTGGCAGTGTCAATGATCAGGGTCTTCAAGTGAGAAGCAAGTTTAGTGACCTGTTGAATGTGCCCTTTTGATTAAAAATGCAGGAGCTTGACACTCTTTTACCTGAAGTTGCCTCTTTATTTTACATccagtttttatttctcaacCTCAGTGTGGTATTTCAGCTGTGACAGGGTCATGCACTGAAACAGGGtccagaaaagctgtgatttccATCCTTGCAACACAGAACTCATTTGGACAAGATGCTGAACAAAATGACCTAATTCTGTGTGCTttgagctgagctgctggattAGAAACCTCCAGAGGACCCTTTCAACCTGAATGCCTTTATGAATCTGCCACTTTTGCCATTTGTGCAGCAGGGTTAACAGTGGCAGGTGTGTGGACACTGATGGGAATGGGGAGCAGGGCCACTGAGGTTGTGCAGACTGGGGCTTGGCTGACTCTATGTGTGTAATTCAGCGGCACAGCGTGCAACACGTGTGTCTAGGTGGGAATTGGTGCAGATGTGATGTCCTGTGCTAATACACCCTCACTGACTTTAGAAGACACagaagggggaggaggagaggaataTCCCATCGACatctggctgctcctggcttcCTACATCCGCCCTGAGGACATCGTCCGGTTCTCTCTGATCTGCAAGAAAGCCTGGACTGTCACTtgcactgctgctttttggACAAGGCTCTACAGAAGGTCAGACTCtagagggttttttaaactgGTTGTGGGAGGTTTCAGTAGAGAGCagttctctgcagagctggaaataaGGGAATAATTTCCTGTAGGCCTGGGCTCTGTCTATGCACATTGACATGGTGATGTGGGCCTCCCTTGGCAAGGGGTTGTGAAATATTCTTCTCCCTCAAATAcgagctgggagagctggggttgttcagcctggagaagagaaggcttggGGAAGACCTCCCTGTGGTCTTCCAGTACCATAAGGGGGCTTATAGAAGGGAGGCAGAGGGACTTCTTATATGGGTGGGTGGTGATGGGACAAGGagcaatggttttaaactgaggGCAGGGTTATcttggatgttaggaaaaaattcttggCTCTGAAGGCAGTGAAGTCCTGgcacagactgcccagagaaactgtggctgtcccatccctggagtgtccgaggccaggttggagcacactgggatagtggaaggtgtccctgcccatggcagggagccCATGAACTGGGTTTtaaagttccttccaactcaaaccattaTAAGATTCTAATATCACATCTGCTTTGGGTCTGGAAATGGATCTTTGTGGCGTATGTTCCCTGTAAAATCTCAGAGCTTTGtgtccttttctgctttctgtggcCCAACATTTGTATATATCAGCCTCTCCAGTGTGTATGGCATGGCCAGTGCTGAAAGGCAAACATCACTGGTGGACAGCTTGCCCTGCCTCAAGCTCTGATCACAGCCACCTCCCTGTAATTGGGCCATTTTGGAGCTGTATAGTGACAGGTGTAAGTGCAAGCAAGGAGGGCAGAGGGGTGGTCAACACTTGACACAAATCCTCCTGTCCCAGTGCATGCCACTGGGATATTCCTTcaggagaaaatgttttctttacacAGCTGTACCAGTTGCCCAGGAGGCAcaagcagcagggacacagagtAGAGAGGAGCTGTAGTCATCCTCAGGCATGGTTTTTAGTGCGACATTCCATAGCAAAGGCTCCTTTGGAATGTGATCAAGGAATAGCCCTTGAGTGCAGGCATTCAGGCTGCTCAGGCCTTGCATAGAGCTGCAATCGGCTCAGCTGGGAGACCCTGGGAACCTGAAGCCTTTTGTGCAGCCTGCAGCTACATCCCTGGCTGGTATTTAGGCAAACTAGGAATTAGTGGGAATTGTAACAGGGTGTGTGAGCTGGAAGCCTGCCTGGTGCAGATTGGGGCTTTGAGCCTACCATGTGAAGTCCTGTCAACAGCACAGCCCCCTCGCAGCCCTCAGGGTTTCCCAGAGTCCTGTGGTCGGTCAGATGTGGAGTTTTCCTCTGACAGGGCTCTAGCCCTAgctggccctgccctggctgtgccctggagTTGACACCATCCCTGTGGGTTCTGCAGGCACTACAGCCTGGACGCATACCTGCCCCTGCGCCTGCGCCCGGAGTCCATGGAGAAGCTGCACTGCCTGCGCGCCTGCGTCATCCGCTCCCTGTTCCACATGTACGAGCCCTTTGCCGCCCGCCTCTCCAGGAACCCCGCCATCCCAGACAGTACTCCCAGCACTTTAAAGAATTCCAGAGTAAGTGGCATCACTCAGGATGCTAGGATTTATCAGAGgtgttgctgtttctgtttgtttttttttcttctggaagaaaagcagatgaTGTGGTGATGGTCACCAGCGAAGCTGGGGTGTAAGATGGTCACTAACTGGATATTCTCAGTGGGATTTGTAAAAGTGGGCTGGTTACTTGTACCTGTGGAGTTACGCTTTGGAGTAACTTCTGCCTAAGTCCTACATTACACCGTTGTAACCAGCTAAAGGGCCCTGGTTTCACTGGATGGCAGAACTGCCAGGGATGTTTGCAGCACTCCCCTCCTCAGAACGAGGCTCCATAGAATCAGCTTGTATatgttttgctttattctgaCACTGTCTGCCAGAGTACATCTCTCTGTAACAGGCCTCTGGAGAGCTCAGGAGTGACACTGAAGCCAGGAGTTGTGTCACCCTGCTTTCCTGCAGGTCTAGTCTCGTGTGTGGGTGAGGTGGGGTGGTGACACTGGATTGAGCATGGCAAATGTGCAGAGCCAGTGTCTGCGACTGGGCTCAACTTCCGTTGGGATTTGAAGGGTTTGTCTGTGCTGTGGGCAGATAATTCCCTGTACTATCCCAGCTTGGAGCACTTACGTATCATAGCTCTTTAACTGCTGTTGACCATTAACTCTGAAATGCTTTTGTgtctcttgtttgtttttaacttgcAACTGGCCGATACTCTGTGAGCAGCTTAAGCAATGATGTGAATTCTCCACCCTCCAAACCCAAGGTCAAAAACCTGTTGAATGAGGTTTTTAGAGCCACACTGAAGTGGGTTTTGCTGAGGagttattctttcttttctattcaAAATAGAGGAGCCTCATCTATCTGTACGTGTCATCCCaactttcttccttcctctccctgtcaCAGGCTGTCATAGGCTGGGGAGcatccagcagcacacaggaggtggtgctgcagcacagggaaaagcaCATTGCTCTGGGTGCGGTCTGACCTCTGCATCCAGagctcctccttctcttcctgtgtccccaggctggggatCTACATTCTTACCAACtgaaaaagcaattaattttgaGGAAATTCCAGTAGTCCTGAGCCCAAGCTCTCACTGCTCATGGCTGTAGGAGCTGGAACCCtgaggcagtgctggcagggtCAGCATTTCAAGAGGCTTCCTGGTGACATCATAACGGCTTTGGTGCCCACTGCTAGTGTTTCTCCTGCACTAACAATTGGAGGAGGATCCTTTAAGTGCAGTCATTCACtgttcagcttttaaaaaaggaaattaaatgggAACAAGACTTTGTCAGAGCAGTAGAGGTTTAACCTAACCCCTTGCAGCATGAAAGAGCCACTCTGAGTCTGGTCTTGCTGTACTATTGCACTGCAGGACTGAGCTCCACCTGTGGGACTGTGCACAGCAATTCCTCAGCACAGAGGGTTTGGAGGAGGACCTGGCACTGCCTCCCCACATTCTGGCTTTCCTGGGCTTTGGTTGTACTTTTGTGGGTTGCTGACAACTAACGGCAACGCCTACCTAAACTGCATGTGGCTAGAGGAGAGCCCAGCCCCGGGTGTGATCCAATCTagcttttcctctttaatttccttttttctttccctagcCTAGCTTGTGTGGGACACTGGAGCCGTTATGGTGTCAGCAGAGGTGTTTGCCCTTTAAAGACACCCCATTATTTTGGGCGGAGCGGCAGCCGCACGGCGCGTCTGAAGGGCAGGACGGCTGACCCGAGGACGACATCCTCTGCCCCTTAGGAGGTACTGACCTTTTGTGCTTCACTACTTGCCATGACCAAACAGGTTGCTAGACCAGCCTGTCTCTGCAGGTGAACTACAAATGCCACTGATGGTGGAGTTAAACTCAGCAGCATCTGCTGCACATCTGAGTTGAAAGATCTCGAGAATGTTTTTAGTGGAAAAAACCTGAGTGCTGCTTCTTCCCGGGTGGAAGTTATTCCGTGCATGTTTCTGAGCTTTACTCCACAGAGCTTTGTTGTTCACCTCATGGAgattgtggagaaaaaaagtcctttaaGGACTCTTGTTTATGGATATGACTCTGAGTTGAAGTAGAGGGTCTTGTTAGTCAGTTTTGGTCTCTTTAGTGTCCCTGTGGTGGAGGCGGGCTCTGGCTTTGTTTTATTAGGATCATTCCATCCTGCAGTGAAGTTAAGTGTGTTCTTTGCCCTGCAACCCAGTCAGGCCTTCACTCTTCAGAAGAGACTGTGCATGGATCACAGGGAGTTCTCTTTACCCACattatttctccctttcctgctgaCACTCTTGAAAGATAAGACCAGCTGTGGTGGGCTGGCATCTGTGATGTGGAAAAGCTTTGTGGGATGGCTGAACTGACTTGCCAGGTTCTTTCCTTGGCTGTTGAAGGCTGGTTGCTTGTACTGTGAGTGGCAGGCAAGGATTTCCCTCCTGCAGAAGTTCTTCTGAGCCTCATGCTCTAGAACGAGCTCCTGGGCTGGAGCTTGTGGCCCACACAGTGATAACTAAGTGAAACTG
It contains:
- the TMEM183A gene encoding transmembrane protein 183A isoform X1, with the translated sequence MAPRGRPAAAAMPRRGARKRLKFRADDVCSERVTVADYANSDPAVVKSGRVKKAVANAVQQEVKSLCGLEASCVPTEEVLSVSGESCDSSDEMDTKDTISGRAASRKKKSKRHKEDTEGGGGEEYPIDIWLLLASYIRPEDIVRFSLICKKAWTVTCTAAFWTRLYRRHYSLDAYLPLRLRPESMEKLHCLRACVIRSLFHMYEPFAARLSRNPAIPDSTPSTLKNSRCLLFWCKKIVGNRQEAMWEFNFKFKKQSPRFKSKCCKGLQPPIQYEEVHTNPDQDCCLLQITTFNFIFVPIVMGMTFTLFSISVSTDMRHHRVRLVFQDAPVRNGKKQRVEQGVQVVLDPVHSVRLLDWWHPQYPFSAKA
- the TMEM183A gene encoding transmembrane protein 183A isoform X2; the encoded protein is MAPRGRPAAAAMPRRGARKRLKFRADDVCSERVTVADYANSDPAVVKSGRVKKAVANAVQQEVKSLCGLEASCVPTEEVLSVSGESCDSSDEMDTKDTISGRAASRKKKSKRHKDTEGGGGEEYPIDIWLLLASYIRPEDIVRFSLICKKAWTVTCTAAFWTRLYRRHYSLDAYLPLRLRPESMEKLHCLRACVIRSLFHMYEPFAARLSRNPAIPDSTPSTLKNSRCLLFWCKKIVGNRQEAMWEFNFKFKKQSPRFKSKCCKGLQPPIQYEEVHTNPDQDCCLLQITTFNFIFVPIVMGMTFTLFSISVSTDMRHHRVRLVFQDAPVRNGKKQRVEQGVQVVLDPVHSVRLLDWWHPQYPFSAKA